Below is a genomic region from Anoplopoma fimbria isolate UVic2021 breed Golden Eagle Sablefish chromosome 20, Afim_UVic_2022, whole genome shotgun sequence.
TGTTGTAGCTGCTCATGTCTGTTGTAGTTGCTGTTGTAGCTGCTTATGTCTGCTGTTGTAGTTGCTGTTGTAGCTTCTCATGTCTGCTGTAGCTGCTCATGTCTGCTGTAGCTGCTCGTCTGCTGTTGTAGCTGCTGTTATAGCTGTTGTTGTAGCTGCTCATGTCTGCTGTAGTTGCTGTTGTAGCTGCTCATGTCTGTTGTAGTTGCTGTTGTAGCTGCTTATGTCTGCTGTTATAGCTGCTATTGTAGCTGCTCATGTCTGCTGTTGTagctgctcctctctgttgTAGTTGCTGTTGTAGCTGCTCATCTCTGTTGTAGTTGCTGTTGTAGCTGCTCATGTCTTCTGTTGTAGTTGCTGTTGTAGTTGCTCATGTCTGTTGTAGCTGCTCATGTCTGCTGTTGTAGCTGCTGTCTGCTGACCATGTCTCTCTGAAGAGCTGCGTGATACATAGTGCTGCAAATGTCACAAGTGGTCCTTTAAGTGAGGTTCCTTCGGACCACAAACAgtcattatgttattattataatcatcatcatctgatGTCTCACTGTGACCTGAGAGGATTGGACTCTAAAGTCTGTAAGGCAACTCAACCTCCAGGGTAGAGTATGGTTGACATTctgtttaaaatactttttagttGCAGCGTTTTGAACACAGAGTCACACAGTCAGTGTTCAGTATGAGGCCAGAAGCAGAGCTTGTACTGGGTGGGCTGCCTGGGGTCACATGTCAGAGGTGGACACTGGCGTCACAGTGCCCGAGGCCACAGCTGCTCTGACAGACCAGGGGTCAGGAGTTATCGAAGGTAGCTTGGAGCGGGTGTGATGGACTGTGGTATGAATTATTCTGCTCAGGGAATGGAAATACAGAGGGCTGGCCGGTCACTCAGTTGGTATAGGGCTCTATCTGACACTGGTATAAAACTTCCTGTTTTTCCTCTCCAGATATTATATAATGCTTGTGTGTCATGATACATTTTACATCAAAACAAATGATGCTAATATATATCCACAATCGACCTGCAGTTTATATGATTCCATTCCATGGTCACACATTCATATGACAAAGTGTAGGGTCTCCATACCAACTCAGTGAAGGTGACATCTTTCTGTGCAGCTGCTTTATTGTAATAAAAGCTACggaaataatcaataatatctGTTGTGTGAGCCGTCTGTCACATGCCCATACAGCCAGAGTTGTCTACTCCTAGTATcttggaatatttttttcttcttttgcacaCATTACTGGGAGTATACTACAGCATTGTCTAACATGTCATGTCCATTTCCACAAAATGGCTGTTCCCTGCCAGTTTGATACAGACTCATTTACTTTCTCCAGGAACACTTCACATTGTCAGCAGCACAAACGGGAGTCGTTGTTGGTGCTCGGCCACAGATCTGTGATTTTGATTTATAAGTATCCATTATTACATAAAGCTTTTTTATTCACTTATTGCCCTGGCTGTAAAGTAAAATTAAAGACAGTGCTGATGATTATGATGAAAAGATGATCAatcttcttgtcttttttcagtCATTCTTCTCCCAGATGTCATCACCAAGAGTATGTGTCAGCCAAGGGAGGTGTTGGTGGACATCTTCCAGGAGTATCCTGAGGACACAGAACACACCTACGTTCCTTCATGTGTCGTCCTCAGCCGTTGTGGAGGCTGCTGCATTGACGAAGCCATGGAATGCGTTCCCATGGAAACCAGCAATGTCACGTTGCAGGTGAGCCTAAGGGGATGACTGCGTCCTTCTAAACTTGTATTGATTCAAGGGCACTTAGTAAATCATTCAAGTTCATTCATGACCTTAGAAGTagtagtttgacaaaataatcaagGTCCACTTTCAGCTGCATCTCATGGTCTACATCAGCAGATGGACTTTGCCTGGTTGTTATGGTGATGGCTCAGTTGTCATCACTTGatctaattattattagttgtaTGTTATCATTTGACTGAACTACCATAGCTAGGTCACATTGTAACAACTGAGCTAACTCCACCCACTGATGGAGAGCATGAAGGAGGCATGTCATACATATTGTATCCATGGACACACTGTCTTGACAGCATTGTCTGCTGCTGGAGAAGCAAAGGGACGTAGAGTGTGAAAGACGGGTCATAGGTGAGGTGTTTATACTGTAGCCTGATGTTGTTTTAATCTCAACCTTGCTTTGttgtgtatgaatgggtatgaatgattagttcgtcctgatgggcaggtggcaccttgcatggtagcccctgccatcagtgtatgaatgggtgtgaatgggtgaatgatgacatgtagtgttcatagcgctttgagtggtcggaagagagaaaagctctatacaagtacagtacatttACCATTTGTTATGTACTCTGTTTCTCCACAAGGTGATGCGGTTTAGGCCAATGGTAACGCAGCACACTATTCACTTAAGTTTCACAGAGCATCAAAAGTGTGATTGCAGGTAAGAAACTGTAGCCCTAATAAACAGTGACGCAATCAAAGCAAAAAACTAAACCACCttcctctttttcatttcagactAAAGCCAGATGTTCAAGCAAAGAAAGAATAGTAAGtaggtgttgtgttttttctctcttggtTGATGGGGCTGTGGCTGAGGAGGTAGGACGGGTCGTCCACTAATCAGAGTGGTGGGACGACTAGAAAAGTGCATGTGAAGGTTTGAAGGCAGAGTGGGATGTTGAGATgcacttaataataataataataaacataataataaagagTTTTGAGACATTCATGCAGCAGTGACTGTATTATTGTCATTGTATGTAGACATTAGGATGCTTTTCCtaccaaaataatattttaaaatgtttttgttgtctttattcCAAAAGGAGTCAATTATCATGTAGTCTAAACATGGGGAGAACTTTACAACCCCCTTAAATTCTGAAGTGGCAAATCTGAtcaaaaaataagaatataatcTTTAGAAGTAAATTTGAGCGAACACTGGTTTCCAGTGCTCAGTGCTACGGACACATTTTGGTCAGTACCAAATGATAAGAACCTGCTTGTGCACAGACTTACAAAGgatacattttagtttgttaAATTCAGTTCAACAGAGAGTAGGGTGCTGCCACAGCTGAGGAAGTCCTGTTTGCTGTCGATGGTTGAGGTAGAGCGTAGGGCCTTTAGGTCCTATCTTTACACTTTGAGCGTGCTCTTTTTATGGCAAAGGGTTTACTACTTTATGGTGCGGCCATAACAGTGTAATTGACCACACGCTGCTGTCTGCGCTCTGACTCCAGTTGCACACACCTGACCCTCGGCTACTTCCCCAGTCTAATCATAGCAATAGGTGTCATGCAgttaaccttttttatttttagtggtGTAAATGGAGGATGAGCTCGGAGACGAGCCGCGGTGTCTTTGTTGATTGATGGAACTGGCTCCCTGTCACGGTTGACAtagggctgtgtgtgtttgacatgcacatgcatgtgGTTAGTGTGTATCACCTCAGCAGTAAGTCAGCTGGTCTAACTTAAGATGGTGCGGGTTAAATCCTGACAGCTTGGTGGAGGAGAGATGGGATCATGCGAGCTAATGATGCTGAGCTGAACTGAGCTCGTTGATGTCTACCTGTCACTAGGTCACTCCATGGCAATACAGTCAAGCAGACCAGATGTTCTTGGTAGACTACTTCCTGTTTGGCTTCATCAGCGATTGATTGAACCCTGCATCTGCTCAGGTTTCTCCTCTCAATTTCctgcttcctcctctgtttgctGTGACAGCAGCATTATTATTGAGGCCTGGCCCAATGCGGTATGTGGCCTCAGCAAAGTATCTTCAAAATTAACcttttgtttcatgtgttacCTGTGTCCTTTTCT
It encodes:
- the vegfaa gene encoding vascular endothelial growth factor A-A isoform X1, which encodes MNFVVSLVHILLAAVLHLSIVKTASINKSVEKSKNEVILLPDVITKSMCQPREVLVDIFQEYPEDTEHTYVPSCVVLSRCGGCCIDEAMECVPMETSNVTLQVMRFRPMVTQHTIHLSFTEHQKCDCRLKPDVQAKKEYHCVPCSERRKRLFVQDPLTCKCSCKFTQLDCKSRQLELNERTCRCDKPRR
- the vegfaa gene encoding vascular endothelial growth factor A-A isoform X2; the encoded protein is MNFVVSLVHILLAAVLHLSIVKTASINKSVEKSKNEVILLPDVITKSMCQPREVLVDIFQEYPEDTEHTYVPSCVVLSRCGGCCIDEAMECVPMETSNVTLQVMRFRPMVTQHTIHLSFTEHQKCDCRLKPDVQAKKE